A genomic stretch from Terriglobus sp. RCC_193 includes:
- a CDS encoding lmo0937 family membrane protein → MLWTITVILLVLWLLGLVSGYTVGGWIHILIVLAIISLIFNLLAGRRSL, encoded by the coding sequence ATGCTTTGGACAATTACCGTTATCCTGCTTGTGCTGTGGCTATTGGGCCTGGTCAGCGGCTATACCGTCGGTGGCTGGATCCACATTCTGATCGTGCTCGCGATCATCTCGCTCATCTTCAATCTTCTGGCGGGACGCCGATCACTTTAG